The sequence TGATACTGGGCGCCAAGCGCCGGCCGGCGAACGCGTAGCTGACTGGGTGGATGGCCGCCTGGGCATCTACAGCATGGCCAAGAACAGCATGCGCAAGATCTTTCCGGACCACTGGTCCTTCATGCTGGGTGAGATCTGCCTGTACAGCTTCATCGTCATCATCCTCACGGGTACCTACCTGACGATGTTCTTCCACCCGAGCATGAACGAGGTCGTGTACCACGGCTCGTACGTGCCCATGCAGGGTGTGCAGATGTCCGAGGCCTACGCCTCGACCCTGCGGATCAGCTTCGACGTCCGCGGCGGTCTGCTCATCCGGCAGATCCACCACTGGGCGGCACTGATCTTCATCGCCGCGATGATCGTGCACATGATGCGCGTCTTCTTCACCGGCGCGTTCCGCAAGCCGCGCGAGATCAACTGGCTGTTCGGTTTCTCGCTGCTGTTCATCGGCATGTTCACCGGCTTCACCGGCTACTCCCTGCCGGACGACCTGCTCTCGGGTACGGGTGTCCGCTTCATGGAGGGCGCGATCCTGTCCGTGCCGGTCGTCGGCACGTACCTGTCGTTCTTCCTCTACGGCGGCGAGTTCCCCGGCGGCGACTTCGTCGCACGGTTCTACTCGTTCCACATCCTGCTGCTGCCCGGCATCATGATCGGCCTGGTCGTGGCGCACCTGACCCTCGTCTGGGTGCACAAGCACACCCAGTTCGCGGGCCCGGGCAAGACGAACAACAACGTCGTCGGCACGCCGCTGCTCCCGGTGTACACCGCCAAGGCCGGAGGCTTCTTCTTCCTGGTCTTCGGTGTCATCACCGCGATCGCCGCCGTGGCCTCGATCAACCCGATCTGGGCCCTCGGCCCGTACCGCCCGGACCACGTGTCCACCGGCGCGCAGCCCGACTGGTACATGGGTATGCCGGAAGGCCTGATCCGAGCCATGCCCGGCTGGGAGATCAACCTGTGGGGCCACACGCTCGTCCTGGGCGTGTTCATCCCGCTGCTGCTCTTCCCGCTGGTGCTGTGCTCGATCGCCGCCTGGCCGTTCATCGAGTCCTGGATCACCGGGGACAAGCGCGAGCACCACATCCTGGACCGCCCGCGCAACGTCCCGACCCGCACGGCCTTCGGTGTCGCCTACCTGGCGGAGTACGCCGTCCTGCTGATCGGCGGTGGAAACGACATGTTCGCGCAGTACTTCCACCTCTCGCTCAACGCGATCACGTGGTTCGTCCGGATCGGCTTCTTCGTCGTCCCGGTCGTCGCCTTCATCATCACCAAGCGGATCTGCCTCGGCCTCCAGCGCCGGGACCGGGACAAGGTGCTGCACGGTCGCGAGACCGGAATCATCAAGCGCCTGCCGCACGGTGAGTTCGTCGAGGTCCACGAACCGCTCTCGCAGGGCCAGCTGCACACGCTCACCTCGCACGAGCAGTACCAGCCGATCGAGATCGGCCCGACGGTCGACGAGAACGGTGTCGAGCGCAAGGTGAAGGGCACGGAGAAGCTGCGCGCGAAGCTCAGCAAGGGCTTCTACGCGGAGAACAACCAGATTCCGAAGCCCACGGTGGAGGAGTACAAGGAGATCCAGAGCGGCCACGGCCACCACTGATCCCCTGCTGAACGCATGAGGGACTGGTTTCGGCCAGTCCTGGTGTCGCCACGGTGAGAGCCCCGTCCAGGGTCTGGACGGGGCTCTTTGCCGTCCCCCGCGGCTGGATAGGCTGAGGGCCTTCCCATTCGCAGTGGAACCCCCCACTACACAGGAGCGGACCATGAACGTTGTGACCCCGGCAGGCGGCGACAGCGTGGCGGCCCGTAGCTGGCCGGGCGTCCTCGACGCCCTGCTGACCGGCCGGGACCTGAGCGCCGACGACACGGCCTGGGCCATGGACCGGATCATGCGCGGGGAGGCCACCGACGCCCAGATCGCCGGCTTCGCGGTCGCGCTGCGGGCCAAGGGGGAGACGGTCGCGGAGATCAACGGCCTGGTGCGGGCCATGTACGAACACGCCAACCTGATCGAGGTGCCGGGCCGGACGGTGGACATCGTCGGCACCGGCGGCGACGGGGCCAAGACGGTGAACATCTCGACGATGTCGTCGGTGGTGGTGGCCGGTACGGGCGCCAAGGTGGTCAAGCACGGCAACCGGGCCGCCTCCTCCGCGAGCGGGTCCTCGGACGTCCTGGAGAAGCTCGGGGTGAACCTCGGCCTGAGCCGGGAGCGGGTGGTGGAGGTCGCCGAGGAGGCCGGCATCACCTTCTGCTTCGCGGTGAAGTTCCACCCGGCGCTGCGGCACGTGGCCGGAGCCCGCAAGGAGCTGGGCATCCGGACCTTCTTCAACGCGCTGGGCCCGCTGACCAACCCGGCCCGGGTACGCGCCCAGGCGACCGGCGTGGCCGACCCCCGGATGGCCCCGATCATCGCGGGCGTGCTCGCCGAGCGGGGCTCGTCCGCGCTGGTCTTCCGCGGTGACGACGGCCTGGACGAACTGACCACGACGGCGACCTCGCGCGTCTGGTGGGTCCGCGACGGGAAGGTCTCGGAGCAGTCCTTCGACCCCCGTGACGTCGGCATCGACCTGGTCGACGTCTCGGCCCTGGCCGGCGGGGACCCCTCGTACAACGCGGACGTGGCCCGCCGCCTGCTGGCGGGCGAGACCGGCCCGGTGCGCGACGCGGTGCTGCTGAACTCGGCGGCGGCCCTGGTGGCGCTGGACCCGGGCACGGGCACGCTGGAGGAGCAGATCCGGGCCGGCATCACCCGCGCGGCCCAGTCCATCGACTCGGGCGCCGCCCAAGCCGCGCTGGAGCGGTGGGTGACGGCGAGCAACGCCTAGCGGTGTCCGGCCCTGCTGATCGTTTCCGGCCAAGGCCCCGGTCCACGATGCGGACCGGGGTCTTGCGCTGGGGCGATCTTGTGGCAGGATGCTGAACAGGTCACGAGTGACAGCGTTTAGGCCCCGGCTTGCTGTCCGGCAACCCTCCTTCCGTGGCGGGGTGCCCCGGGTGATGACCAGGTCGTAGGCAGTGAGGTCTACGGCAAGCGCGGATCCCTCGACACCAGGGGTCCTGGTCTCTCGAGGAGCGTTTTCCGTGAGCAAGCGAATGCGATAGGGCGACTCCGCCCCTTCTTCAACCCTCGGAACAGGGTCACTTCCGTGTACCCCCGTTCGCTCCGAGGACCTTCCCGTACCCCGGACGGCTCCAGAGCCGTATCCCCGTACGGGCACACCGAAGCCATTCACCCCTGCCTGCCGGGAGATACCGCCATGTCCGCTTCCCTGTCCGCGTCCCTGAAGTCCGGCGCCACCACCTCCGTCGCCACCGCAGCCGGGGGCCCGGCCTGTGCCGAGCCGCTGCCGGTCCTCGGCCGGGACGTCACCGTCCCCCTCGTCACCGGCGGCGAGGTCACCTACGCGGCCCTCGACTACGCGGCCTCCGCCCCGGCGCTCCAGCGGGTCTGGGACGACGTGGCCGCGTACGCCCCGTACTACGGCAGCGTCCACCGCGGCGCCGGCTACCTCTCGCAGCTGTCCACCGACCTCTTCGAGCAGAGCCGGGCCACGGTCGCCGAGTTCCTCGACTGCCGCCCCTCCGACCAGGTGATCTTCACCCGGTCCACCACCGACTCCCTGAACCTCCTCGCCGCCGCCCTTCCGGCCGACTGCCAGGTCTTCGTCTTCGAGACCGAGCACCACGCCTCGCTGCTGCCGTGGACGGACGCCCGGGTCACCTACCTCAACGCCCCCCGCACCCCCGACGAGGCCGTCGCCACCCTGGAGCGGGCGCTGGCCGACCGCGAGCCTTACGGCCCGGCCCTGGTCTGCGTCACCGGGGCGTCCAACGTCACCGGTGAGCTGTGGCCGGTCAAGGAGCTCGCCGCCGCCGCGCACGCCCACGGCGCACGGATCGTCCTGGACGCCGCCCAGTTGGCCCCGCACCACCCCGTCTCGGTCCAGGACCTGGACGTGGACTGGGTCGCCTTCTCCGGACACAAGATCTACGCGCCCTTCGGCTCGGGCGTCCTGGCCGGCCGCGCGGACTGGCTCCAGGAGGCAGAGCCGTACCTCGCGGGCGGCGGCGCCTCCCGCAAGGTGGCCCGGCGCGAGGACGGCGGCGTGGACGTCGAGTGGCACACCACGGCCGCCCGCCACGAGGCCGGCTCCCCGAACGTCATCGGCGTCTACTCCATCGCCTCCGCCTGCAAGGCCCTGACCGAGGCCGGGTTCGACGGCCTCGTCGCCCGCGAGCGCCACCTCATCGGCAAGGTCCGCGACGGCCTGGCGGAGGTCCCGGCGGTCCGCGTCCTGTCCCTCTTCGGGGACGACGCCCCGCGCGTCGGCGTCATCTCCTTCGTGGTGGACGGCTGGAACAGCTCGCACTTCGCGGCCGCGCTGTCCGCCGAGTACGGCATCGGCGTCCGCGACGGCCTGTTCTGCGCCCACCCGCTGGTCCGCACCCTGCTGGGCAGCGAGCCGCAGGCCCAGGGCGAGTGCGGTGCGCCGGAGGCGGCGCCGGGCGAACGCTCCCTCAACGCGATCCGCGTCAGCTTCGGCGCCGGCACCCCCGACGAGCACGTGGACCGCTTCGTCCGCGCGGTGAGGGAGCTCGTCGCGGACGGAGCGAAGTGGCAGTACCGCACCGAAGAGGGCCGCTGCGTTCCGGCGGTCTGACCCCTGCCGCTGCCCCTGCGGGGGGCTTGGCTGGGTGCGGTGCCGTTGCTGGGGCTCTGCCCCAGGCCCCGCGCCTCAAGCGCCGGCGGGGCTGGGTTTGGCCTTGGGTGTGGGGCGGGGCCGCTCCGGAGTGTCTCCTCGGCTCGCGCACTGAGGCCAAGCTGCGCGGGTGCGGCCCGGGTTGCGCGCTCGTCCTGCGGGGACACTCCTGCGCGTCCCCACCCCACGGCCGACTCCGGTGGCGAGGCCGGGCACCCTGGCCGGGTGGGGGAGCGGGGGCGCGCAGGGACGTCCCCGCAGGACGAGCGCGCAACCGGCCTGATGGCGTGGAGTTGGGCTCAGTGCGCGAGCCGAGGAGACGTCCCGGAGGGCCACCGCGGACAGGCCCAGCGGCCGAGATTCCGCCCCGGCGGGGTCACCCGGCTGTGCGGCCAGGGCTTGGCCGGCGAGGCCCGAGGGCACATTTCCAGCCCCGCCGGCGTTTGAGGCGAACGGGGGGCGGGGTTCCGCTTCCGGAGCCGGGCCGTGGCGGGGCCGGGGCCGGGGCCGGCCCGGCGGACCCGCGCCGGAGGCGTCAGGCGTCAGGCGTCGAGACCGATGGCGAACGCCGCTTCCAGGTCGTGCTGGGAGTACGTGCGGAACGCCACGTGCGTGTCCGTCGCCTCGACGCCCGGGATCTTGCTGATGCGGCCGGGGATGATGTCCGCCAGGTTCTCGTGGCGGGCCACGCGGACCAGTGCGATGAGGTCGTAGGTACCCGTGACGGAGTAGACCTCGCTGACGCTGTCCAGCGCGGCGATGGCCTCGGCGATCTCGGGGATGCGGTCCACGCTGGTCTTGATGAGCACGATCGCGGTGATCACGGTTGGCTGTCTCCCTCGCCGGCAGTCACTGGTCGCCTCACTCTAGTCGTACGCCGATAACGGCCCCACGCGTAGACGAAGCCGAGCGAGAACCCCACCAGGTGGGCCAGATAGGCGACACCGGGTCCGCTGTCCGCGCGGTGCGCCGCCACCCATTGCAGGGCGAACCAGAACAGCAGAACGATCCACGCCGGGAACCGCAGCGGCAGGAAGAACAGGAACGGGAACAGGCTCGTCACCCTGGCCCGCGGGAGCAGGCACAGGAACGCGCCCAGGACCGCCGAGATCGCCCCGGACGCACCGACCAGGGTCTGGTCCGAGGAGGCGTTGGCCGCCGCGTACGCGGCCAGGGCGAGGTATCCCGTACAGACGTAGAAGACGAGG comes from Streptomyces sp. NBC_01408 and encodes:
- a CDS encoding rhomboid family intramembrane serine protease yields the protein MIVRWQAVREAARGPVVTHALIAGCCVVFLLGPASGLNPAYGTGEDLLSSGTAYFRRWGVVPDELFTDTPRAWLTPLTALFVHGSWLHLLGNMLFLYVFGAMTEERMGRAPFLVFYVCTGYLALAAYAAANASSDQTLVGASGAISAVLGAFLCLLPRARVTSLFPFLFFLPLRFPAWIVLLFWFALQWVAAHRADSGPGVAYLAHLVGFSLGFVYAWGRYRRTTRVRRPVTAGEGDSQP
- a CDS encoding aminotransferase class V-fold PLP-dependent enzyme, yielding MSASLSASLKSGATTSVATAAGGPACAEPLPVLGRDVTVPLVTGGEVTYAALDYAASAPALQRVWDDVAAYAPYYGSVHRGAGYLSQLSTDLFEQSRATVAEFLDCRPSDQVIFTRSTTDSLNLLAAALPADCQVFVFETEHHASLLPWTDARVTYLNAPRTPDEAVATLERALADREPYGPALVCVTGASNVTGELWPVKELAAAAHAHGARIVLDAAQLAPHHPVSVQDLDVDWVAFSGHKIYAPFGSGVLAGRADWLQEAEPYLAGGGASRKVARREDGGVDVEWHTTAARHEAGSPNVIGVYSIASACKALTEAGFDGLVARERHLIGKVRDGLAEVPAVRVLSLFGDDAPRVGVISFVVDGWNSSHFAAALSAEYGIGVRDGLFCAHPLVRTLLGSEPQAQGECGAPEAAPGERSLNAIRVSFGAGTPDEHVDRFVRAVRELVADGAKWQYRTEEGRCVPAV
- a CDS encoding ubiquinol-cytochrome c reductase cytochrome b subunit, with the translated sequence MSTATDTGRQAPAGERVADWVDGRLGIYSMAKNSMRKIFPDHWSFMLGEICLYSFIVIILTGTYLTMFFHPSMNEVVYHGSYVPMQGVQMSEAYASTLRISFDVRGGLLIRQIHHWAALIFIAAMIVHMMRVFFTGAFRKPREINWLFGFSLLFIGMFTGFTGYSLPDDLLSGTGVRFMEGAILSVPVVGTYLSFFLYGGEFPGGDFVARFYSFHILLLPGIMIGLVVAHLTLVWVHKHTQFAGPGKTNNNVVGTPLLPVYTAKAGGFFFLVFGVITAIAAVASINPIWALGPYRPDHVSTGAQPDWYMGMPEGLIRAMPGWEINLWGHTLVLGVFIPLLLFPLVLCSIAAWPFIESWITGDKREHHILDRPRNVPTRTAFGVAYLAEYAVLLIGGGNDMFAQYFHLSLNAITWFVRIGFFVVPVVAFIITKRICLGLQRRDRDKVLHGRETGIIKRLPHGEFVEVHEPLSQGQLHTLTSHEQYQPIEIGPTVDENGVERKVKGTEKLRAKLSKGFYAENNQIPKPTVEEYKEIQSGHGHH
- the trpD gene encoding anthranilate phosphoribosyltransferase, with the protein product MNVVTPAGGDSVAARSWPGVLDALLTGRDLSADDTAWAMDRIMRGEATDAQIAGFAVALRAKGETVAEINGLVRAMYEHANLIEVPGRTVDIVGTGGDGAKTVNISTMSSVVVAGTGAKVVKHGNRAASSASGSSDVLEKLGVNLGLSRERVVEVAEEAGITFCFAVKFHPALRHVAGARKELGIRTFFNALGPLTNPARVRAQATGVADPRMAPIIAGVLAERGSSALVFRGDDGLDELTTTATSRVWWVRDGKVSEQSFDPRDVGIDLVDVSALAGGDPSYNADVARRLLAGETGPVRDAVLLNSAAALVALDPGTGTLEEQIRAGITRAAQSIDSGAAQAALERWVTASNA
- a CDS encoding Lrp/AsnC ligand binding domain-containing protein encodes the protein MITAIVLIKTSVDRIPEIAEAIAALDSVSEVYSVTGTYDLIALVRVARHENLADIIPGRISKIPGVEATDTHVAFRTYSQHDLEAAFAIGLDA